In Dyadobacter sp. NIV53, a single window of DNA contains:
- a CDS encoding SusD/RagB family nutrient-binding outer membrane lipoprotein codes for MKKVKLIKLSALILLTGLISCESLVDDMNTDLNNPTDASATLILTGAELGNISVQEGHLARVASMWSGYFTGTDRQYKDIYSYNVTGASFNDVWQFVYQGVVEQTKLVISKSEVTNNRLVQGIAKIIRANALATAAASWGDIPYSEAANITAFPNPAFEPQLQVYGKLQILLDEAIADLESGIGTSPGVADIHFAGDATKWKAAAYTLKSRLYMETKEYALAYAATAKGIATPATSWVVTHGTTLNVNENLMYAFIARSRVGDINSSLALAPKLLNPADAMYHGNAKTDETARFNHHFITVSTTGTVIPVSPNTNSIATSRGLFGQSAPYSLVTYSENMLTAAESAARTLGFTTGLEKLNAYRAYLNTGGDLDATYKTGTYSYKYEPYIAADFAAGGIVNKDGLSADQALLKEILMERYLTFNGQILGFNDLRRTRNETFGVKLTPSAGSVLPERMVYSEAEVNSNTSAPNPVPGVFVPTPVNMK; via the coding sequence ATGAAAAAAGTTAAACTAATAAAATTATCAGCGTTAATTCTGCTGACTGGCCTGATCTCCTGTGAATCGCTGGTAGACGACATGAACACGGATTTGAATAACCCGACTGATGCCTCGGCAACACTGATATTGACAGGTGCAGAACTGGGAAATATTTCTGTTCAGGAAGGCCATTTGGCTCGTGTAGCTTCAATGTGGTCAGGTTATTTTACCGGAACTGACCGTCAGTATAAGGACATTTACAGCTACAACGTAACGGGTGCTTCGTTTAATGATGTATGGCAATTTGTTTATCAGGGTGTTGTGGAGCAAACCAAACTGGTAATCTCTAAATCTGAGGTGACCAACAATCGTCTGGTGCAGGGAATTGCAAAAATCATCAGGGCAAATGCATTGGCTACGGCTGCTGCAAGCTGGGGAGATATTCCTTATTCTGAAGCTGCCAATATTACTGCTTTCCCAAATCCGGCTTTTGAGCCGCAATTACAGGTTTACGGTAAATTACAAATCTTGCTGGACGAAGCTATAGCTGATCTGGAATCCGGGATCGGAACTTCACCGGGCGTTGCGGATATTCATTTTGCTGGTGATGCCACAAAATGGAAAGCTGCTGCTTATACTTTGAAATCGCGTTTGTACATGGAAACCAAAGAGTACGCTCTTGCTTATGCCGCAACTGCAAAAGGAATTGCAACGCCGGCAACATCATGGGTTGTAACACATGGTACAACACTGAATGTGAATGAAAATCTGATGTATGCTTTCATTGCAAGGAGCCGCGTAGGGGATATCAATTCTTCATTAGCATTGGCTCCCAAGTTGCTGAATCCGGCTGATGCCATGTACCACGGAAATGCAAAAACAGATGAAACTGCCCGGTTTAACCATCATTTTATTACTGTAAGTACTACAGGAACAGTTATCCCTGTTTCGCCAAATACGAATAGTATAGCTACGTCAAGAGGTTTGTTCGGTCAATCGGCTCCTTATTCGTTGGTAACTTATTCAGAAAATATGCTGACAGCCGCAGAATCGGCAGCAAGAACGCTTGGTTTTACAACAGGACTGGAAAAACTGAATGCATATCGTGCTTATCTGAATACAGGTGGTGATCTGGACGCAACGTATAAAACCGGAACTTATAGCTATAAATACGAACCTTATATTGCGGCTGACTTTGCTGCCGGTGGTATTGTCAATAAAGACGGATTATCCGCTGATCAGGCATTGTTAAAGGAAATCCTGATGGAGCGTTACCTTACTTTCAACGGCCAGATTCTGGGTTTCAATGATTTGAGAAGGACCAGAAATGAAACTTTTGGTGTAAAACTAACACCAAGTGCGGGTTCGGTACTTCCTGAACGGATGGTTTACAGTGAAGCGGAAGTCAATTCAAATACCAGTGCACCTAATCCGGTTCCGGGTGTATTTGTCCCGACACCTGTGAATATGAAATAA